A region from the Prochlorococcus sp. MIT 0603 genome encodes:
- the purE gene encoding 5-(carboxyamino)imidazole ribonucleotide mutase yields the protein MIVAVVMGSDSDLPSLEPAIKLLEGFSLKVETRILSAHRTPIRMVDFANQAEDKGLKVIIAGAGGAAHLPGMIASITSLPVIGVPIESKALKGIDSLYSIVQMPAGIPVATVAINGGLNAGLLAAQILSTSIPSLKSKILKYRDDLRNNVIKKDNKLNSLGASTYLTQM from the coding sequence ATGATAGTCGCTGTAGTGATGGGTAGTGATTCAGATCTACCTTCTCTAGAACCAGCAATTAAGCTTTTAGAGGGGTTTAGCCTAAAAGTAGAGACTAGGATTCTTTCAGCCCATAGAACTCCTATTCGTATGGTTGATTTTGCTAACCAAGCAGAAGACAAAGGTCTAAAAGTTATTATTGCTGGAGCTGGTGGAGCAGCCCATTTACCAGGAATGATCGCATCGATTACAAGCCTCCCAGTTATTGGAGTACCAATAGAATCAAAAGCATTAAAAGGAATTGATTCCTTATATTCAATTGTTCAAATGCCAGCTGGAATACCAGTTGCAACAGTAGCTATAAACGGTGGTTTAAATGCTGGTTTATTAGCAGCTCAAATCTTGAGCACATCAATACCATCACTAAAATCTAAAATATTAAAATATAGAGATGATCTTAGAAATAACGTTATAAAAAAAGATAACAAGCTAAATAGCTTGGGAGCATCAACTTATTTAACACAGATGTGA
- a CDS encoding N-acetylglucosamine-6-phosphate deacetylase: protein MRNLINVQIPDPHFFSLKEKLWSIQIDENDHILSLNPMQSEISEIGEDWAGDWLSPRGIDLQINGGLGLAFTDLDFKQLPKLNEFLNLLWRDGIEAISPTLVSCSIESLRRSLAVIQLARKETCINRSKLLGAHLEGPFLSMNYQGAHNHNHFCLPSLSALDKRINGFEREIALVTMAPELPGSSEVIKRLNDLGILVSLGHSSANSNICRSSFDLGISMITHAFNAMPGLHHRDPGPVGEAISHGQISMGLIADGIHVHPNMVIILQKLARDSLFLVSDALSPYGLEAKQYQWDQRLVFIDEGVCRLDDGTLAGTTLSLLEGCKRLAKWTKDPSFAIWAATVSPRHVLEKGKGIKEFFVGHSLEKFLRWNLNFDSYSLNWKSAK from the coding sequence ATGCGTAATCTCATTAATGTTCAGATACCAGATCCACATTTTTTCTCTTTGAAGGAAAAATTGTGGTCGATTCAGATTGATGAGAATGACCACATTCTTTCTTTGAATCCAATGCAAAGTGAAATATCCGAAATTGGAGAAGATTGGGCTGGTGATTGGCTAAGTCCACGAGGTATAGATCTTCAAATCAATGGGGGGCTTGGACTAGCATTTACTGATTTAGACTTTAAACAATTACCCAAGTTAAATGAATTCTTGAATTTACTTTGGAGAGATGGAATAGAAGCTATTTCACCAACATTAGTAAGCTGCAGTATTGAATCTTTAAGAAGATCTCTAGCGGTTATACAATTAGCTCGAAAGGAAACTTGTATTAATAGATCAAAACTACTGGGAGCTCACCTTGAGGGGCCTTTTTTATCAATGAATTATCAAGGGGCTCATAATCATAATCACTTTTGTTTGCCAAGTTTATCGGCTTTAGATAAAAGGATTAATGGCTTTGAACGAGAAATTGCTTTGGTAACGATGGCTCCTGAATTACCAGGCTCTTCAGAAGTTATTAAAAGATTGAATGATCTTGGAATTCTTGTCTCTTTAGGCCATTCATCAGCTAATTCGAATATCTGTAGATCTTCTTTTGATTTAGGAATAAGCATGATTACTCATGCTTTTAATGCTATGCCAGGACTTCATCATAGAGATCCAGGCCCAGTAGGTGAAGCAATATCTCATGGCCAGATTTCAATGGGACTTATTGCTGATGGAATCCATGTACATCCAAATATGGTAATTATTCTTCAAAAGTTAGCTAGAGATAGCCTGTTCTTGGTTAGTGATGCTTTATCTCCTTATGGATTGGAAGCAAAACAATATCAGTGGGATCAAAGATTAGTATTTATTGATGAAGGGGTTTGTAGATTAGATGATGGCACTTTGGCTGGAACAACTCTTTCTTTATTAGAGGGTTGTAAACGACTTGCCAAGTGGACCAAAGATCCTTCTTTTGCTATTTGGGCAGCCACAGTCTCCCCTAGACATGTATTAGAAAAAGGAAAAGGCATTAAAGAATTTTTTGTTGGCCATTCTTTGGAAAAATTTTTGAGATGGAATTTAAATTTTGATTCTTATTCTCTTAATTGGAAATCAGCTAAGTAG
- the trpB gene encoding tryptophan synthase subunit beta, with amino-acid sequence MKSTFSSQIKNQSLHISERPSPLGRFGRYGGQYVPETLIPALTELEKEAKEAWLDETFTSELSLLLKTYVGRQTPLYEAKRLSEYYQNKKGGPRIWLKREDLNHTGAHKINNALGQALLAMRMGKKRIIAETGAGQHGVATATVCARFGLDCVIYMGKEDMRRQSLNVFRMKLLGAKVQPVSAGTATLKDATSEAIRDWVTNVETTHYILGSVAGPHPYPMLVRDFHAVIGEETKDQCLEAFGRSPDILLACVGGGSNAMGLFHPFVEDKSVRMIGVEAAGEGVNTKHHAATITQGRIGVLHGSMSLLLQDSDGQVKEAHSISAGLDYPGVGPEHSYLKEIGRAEYAAVTDKEALDALQLLSKKEGIIPALETAHALAFLEKLCPTLSAGIEIVINLSGRGDKDVNTVAEKLNSTN; translated from the coding sequence GTGAAAAGTACATTTTCTTCTCAAATCAAAAATCAAAGTCTTCATATAAGTGAACGCCCATCTCCCTTGGGAAGATTTGGACGCTATGGAGGGCAATATGTACCTGAAACACTTATTCCTGCTCTAACTGAACTAGAGAAAGAAGCAAAGGAAGCATGGCTAGACGAAACCTTTACTAGTGAACTCTCTCTATTATTAAAAACATATGTAGGTAGACAAACACCTTTATATGAGGCGAAAAGACTTAGCGAATATTACCAAAACAAAAAAGGCGGACCAAGGATTTGGCTAAAGAGAGAAGACTTAAATCACACAGGAGCTCATAAAATAAACAATGCCCTAGGGCAAGCCTTGTTAGCAATGAGGATGGGAAAAAAAAGAATTATCGCAGAAACTGGTGCTGGACAACATGGTGTCGCAACAGCAACTGTATGCGCAAGATTCGGACTGGATTGTGTTATCTACATGGGTAAAGAAGATATGAGAAGACAGTCTTTAAATGTATTCCGTATGAAATTACTTGGCGCAAAAGTTCAGCCAGTCTCTGCCGGCACAGCCACATTAAAAGATGCCACCAGTGAAGCAATTCGAGATTGGGTTACCAACGTAGAAACGACACACTACATTCTTGGATCAGTCGCTGGTCCCCATCCTTATCCAATGCTAGTAAGAGATTTTCATGCAGTAATTGGCGAAGAAACAAAAGATCAATGTCTTGAAGCATTTGGACGTTCACCAGATATCCTCCTTGCTTGCGTAGGAGGAGGATCAAACGCAATGGGTTTATTCCACCCCTTTGTAGAAGATAAGTCAGTAAGAATGATTGGAGTCGAAGCTGCTGGGGAAGGAGTCAATACAAAACATCATGCTGCAACAATTACCCAAGGACGAATAGGGGTCTTACATGGGTCAATGAGCCTTCTACTGCAAGACTCAGATGGGCAAGTCAAGGAGGCTCATTCAATTAGTGCTGGGCTCGATTATCCAGGAGTTGGTCCTGAGCACAGCTATTTGAAAGAAATAGGCAGAGCTGAATATGCTGCTGTCACTGATAAAGAAGCTCTTGACGCCCTTCAACTACTAAGTAAAAAAGAAGGCATTATTCCAGCACTAGAAACAGCGCATGCTTTAGCTTTTCTGGAAAAGCTTTGTCCCACTCTTTCAGCAGGCATAGAAATTGTTATTAACCTCTCTGGACGTGGTGATAAAGATGTAAATACAGTTGCAGAAAAGCTGAATTCAACCAATTGA
- a CDS encoding response regulator transcription factor — protein sequence MNEQQVSTLEDQQKARVLLVDDEPGIRTAVKAYLEDEGFEVQTAIDGEDGLQKAKQMMPDVVLTDVMMPRYDGYDLLKKLREDERLGGTPVIFLTAKGMTLDRTQGYQAGVDDYISKPFDPDELIARVKNVVRRQERLLAEAARFADTDVGQMAKQITEIKSMLTQNDTNSSRKDLIIPNFTPREASVLQLVAEGLMNKEIARQLETSIRNVEKYVSRLFIKTGTSSRTELVRYALENHLVT from the coding sequence ATGAATGAACAACAAGTGTCAACTCTAGAAGATCAGCAAAAAGCTCGCGTCTTACTAGTAGATGATGAACCTGGGATTAGAACTGCTGTAAAAGCCTACTTAGAAGACGAAGGTTTTGAAGTTCAAACTGCAATAGATGGCGAAGATGGCTTACAAAAAGCAAAACAAATGATGCCTGATGTTGTCCTTACTGATGTAATGATGCCTAGATATGACGGATACGACTTATTAAAAAAACTTCGTGAAGATGAACGGTTGGGGGGAACACCAGTAATTTTCCTCACAGCCAAAGGAATGACCTTAGATCGCACTCAAGGATATCAAGCAGGAGTAGATGACTATATTTCGAAACCATTTGATCCTGATGAATTAATAGCGAGAGTCAAAAATGTCGTTAGGCGTCAAGAAAGATTATTGGCTGAGGCAGCTCGTTTTGCTGATACAGATGTTGGGCAAATGGCCAAACAAATTACTGAAATCAAGTCGATGCTGACTCAAAATGATACTAATTCTTCAAGGAAGGATCTGATTATTCCAAATTTTACTCCCAGGGAAGCAAGCGTTCTTCAGCTAGTAGCAGAAGGTTTAATGAATAAAGAAATTGCAAGACAACTAGAAACATCTATTCGAAATGTAGAAAAATACGTAAGTCGTCTATTTATTAAAACTGGAACTTCTAGTAGAACAGAGCTGGTTAGATATGCTCTAGAAAATCATTTAGTTACATAA
- a CDS encoding NAD(P)H-quinone oxidoreductase subunit H, which yields MSQLETRTEPMVVNFGPHHPSMHGVLRLVVTLDGEDVIDCEPVIGYLHRGMEKIAENRTNVMFVPYVSRMDYAAGMFYEAIVVNAPERLANISIPKRASYIRVLMLELNRIANHLLWLGPFLADVGAQTPFFYIFREREMIYDLWEAATGQRLINNNFFRIGGVACDLPWGWLEKCKDFCDWFGPKIDEYEKLITNNPIFRRRIEGLGTIEKDQAINWSLSGPMLRASGVPWDLRKVDHYECYDDFDWDVAFEQEGDCYARYRVRIEEMRQSLRILNQACEQIPGGPTENLEAYREVEGKKSSFSGFDYQYVAKKVAPTFKIPHGELYTRLESGKGEIGVFIQGTNDVTPWRFKIRAADLNNLQILPHILKGAKVADIMAILGSIDVIMGSVDR from the coding sequence ATGTCGCAGCTGGAAACGCGAACGGAGCCAATGGTGGTGAATTTTGGCCCGCATCATCCTTCCATGCATGGTGTTTTGCGCTTAGTAGTCACCCTTGATGGTGAAGATGTAATTGATTGTGAGCCAGTAATTGGATACCTACACCGGGGGATGGAGAAAATTGCTGAAAACAGAACAAATGTAATGTTTGTTCCGTACGTCAGTCGGATGGATTATGCCGCCGGTATGTTTTATGAGGCAATTGTTGTAAATGCTCCTGAACGGTTGGCAAATATTTCTATACCTAAGCGGGCAAGTTATATACGTGTGTTAATGCTTGAGTTAAATAGGATTGCCAACCATCTGCTTTGGTTAGGCCCGTTCTTGGCAGATGTAGGTGCCCAAACTCCTTTCTTCTATATATTTAGAGAGCGTGAAATGATTTATGACCTTTGGGAGGCAGCTACAGGTCAAAGGTTGATTAATAATAATTTCTTTCGTATAGGTGGCGTTGCTTGTGATTTGCCTTGGGGATGGCTTGAGAAATGTAAAGACTTTTGCGATTGGTTTGGCCCTAAGATTGATGAATACGAGAAACTAATCACCAACAACCCAATATTTCGGCGGCGTATAGAGGGTTTGGGCACTATCGAAAAGGATCAAGCAATTAATTGGAGTCTTTCTGGCCCAATGTTACGTGCATCTGGAGTCCCTTGGGATTTAAGAAAGGTTGACCATTATGAGTGTTATGACGATTTTGACTGGGATGTTGCATTTGAACAAGAAGGTGATTGTTATGCTAGGTATCGAGTTCGGATTGAAGAGATGCGTCAATCTTTAAGGATATTAAATCAAGCTTGTGAGCAGATTCCTGGTGGGCCTACAGAGAACCTTGAGGCATATCGTGAAGTAGAGGGAAAAAAGAGTTCTTTTTCGGGATTTGATTATCAGTATGTTGCTAAAAAAGTTGCACCAACTTTTAAAATTCCTCACGGAGAGTTATATACACGGTTGGAATCTGGAAAAGGTGAAATAGGTGTTTTTATTCAAGGGACTAATGATGTGACTCCATGGAGATTTAAAATTAGAGCTGCTGATCTAAATAATCTACAAATTTTGCCTCATATTTTAAAGGGTGCCAAAGTTGCTGATATCATGGCAATTCTTGGCTCAATAGACGTCATAATGGGTTCAGTAGATCGTTAA
- the cysC gene encoding adenylyl-sulfate kinase, producing the protein MTDNASNIVWHKASVDRQSVEGQKGHKSIILWFTGLSGSGKSTLANAVNSYLFEKGFSTYVLDGDNIRHGLCKDLGFSDVDREENIRRIGEVSKLFLDAGVIVLTAFVSPFRSDREKAKNLVNQNDFLEIFCAANLDVCEKRDTKGLYAKARAGHIKDFTGISSPYEAPENPDLIIDTGIKDLEECVEVVITKLIELKII; encoded by the coding sequence ATGACTGACAATGCTTCAAATATTGTTTGGCATAAAGCTTCAGTTGATCGTCAGTCTGTTGAAGGGCAAAAAGGTCATAAAAGTATAATCCTTTGGTTCACAGGCTTATCAGGGTCAGGGAAAAGTACGTTGGCAAATGCTGTGAATTCTTATTTATTTGAAAAGGGTTTTTCTACCTATGTTTTGGATGGCGACAATATTCGACATGGCTTATGCAAAGATTTGGGTTTTTCTGATGTTGATAGGGAAGAAAATATTCGTCGCATTGGCGAAGTTTCAAAATTATTTCTTGATGCTGGAGTAATAGTTTTAACGGCTTTTGTTTCCCCTTTTCGAAGTGATCGGGAAAAAGCTAAAAATTTGGTCAATCAAAACGATTTTCTTGAGATCTTTTGTGCTGCAAATTTAGATGTTTGCGAAAAACGAGATACAAAAGGACTTTATGCTAAAGCTAGGGCAGGACATATTAAAGATTTTACAGGAATTTCTAGTCCTTATGAGGCCCCTGAAAATCCAGATTTAATTATTGATACTGGAATCAAAGACTTAGAAGAATGTGTTGAGGTTGTTATTACTAAGTTAATTGAATTAAAAATTATTTGA
- a CDS encoding translation initiation factor — MPQGNWREFENLETNTNVESYSNSPLKGDRTVRVQRTRVGKSGKMVTVIKGLGLNHEDSKILLKKLKTRCGSGGTFKEGIIELQGDQIQQAIELLKKEGFQPKQSGG; from the coding sequence ATGCCTCAAGGGAATTGGCGAGAATTTGAAAATCTTGAAACTAATACTAATGTGGAAAGCTATTCAAATAGTCCGTTAAAGGGTGATAGGACAGTAAGAGTTCAAAGGACAAGAGTTGGAAAGAGTGGAAAGATGGTAACTGTTATTAAAGGATTAGGTTTAAACCATGAAGATTCAAAAATCCTCTTAAAGAAACTGAAAACCAGATGTGGTTCTGGTGGAACCTTCAAAGAAGGCATTATTGAGTTGCAAGGGGATCAGATTCAACAAGCAATTGAACTGCTCAAGAAAGAGGGGTTTCAACCAAAACAATCTGGTGGATAA
- a CDS encoding rhodanese-like domain-containing protein produces MNQKNPSQISPEKLKEFLNEASPSLSLVDVREKEELLIAPFTYKVFHLPLSDFTSWAKDISYQLPIEKPVVAICHSGIRSFNFGIWLIEQDSRYQVWNLEGGIDSWSQSIDPSVKRY; encoded by the coding sequence ATGAATCAGAAAAATCCTAGTCAAATTTCTCCTGAGAAATTAAAAGAGTTTCTTAATGAAGCCTCTCCAAGCCTTAGTTTGGTAGATGTTAGAGAGAAAGAAGAATTGCTTATTGCCCCATTTACCTACAAAGTTTTTCATTTGCCTTTAAGTGATTTTACTTCTTGGGCTAAAGATATTTCATACCAATTACCTATAGAGAAACCAGTTGTAGCTATATGCCACTCTGGAATCAGAAGTTTTAATTTTGGTATCTGGTTAATAGAACAAGATTCTCGATACCAAGTTTGGAACCTAGAGGGAGGGATAGACTCTTGGAGTCAATCAATTGATCCTTCTGTGAAGCGCTATTAA
- a CDS encoding DUF3352 domain-containing protein, with product MRNLKLPQAVIRLVLITVLLLIIAFGIWKTTNHKESSILTNKQLELPKAAKYFSNDAYLTIHFYFNPNKIPKYFESSANNKKRNVPYKNGIKIRDGLFDLTSLDFNTDLSDWISSNFSFTISNSYGKTNSQNWILALEARSNEEAKTFLNRYWGDKSSNKADIKRDMYQSQEVIYTESLSTKGKNGNIAMTLGEDSIVLISSNKEMLIQAIKISKDSKANQLNNIQLKNSIKDLDQGLALIHASNKALNSFIKTPEYSYEDMTYNGFVGSINLKGKDIFLDGFCILKDKITASEYQINSGYELIGNEINGALEISILSEDRKVISRDSTDIYSLYIKGLLEEIINEFDSNVAKQIIELGKGPLVLIKKKDGWIIESDDYGQVQKIETIIEERGFNKSVLHVKDKDIIVWSKLITKEINSDYKLIPDIGVILFEEQNKLIWTNSISSIDSFYQEDSSYPDKNELLKINVSDNKNFHQQLYLRENSAEKFLANWGPFQLLKTISSGPSKPKIKSLNLALGTKDENQESKLNFKAMLSIN from the coding sequence TTGAGAAATCTAAAGTTACCACAGGCTGTTATTAGATTAGTTTTAATAACAGTTCTGCTACTTATCATTGCGTTTGGGATATGGAAAACTACCAATCACAAAGAGTCTTCCATTCTAACGAATAAACAATTAGAACTTCCTAAAGCAGCAAAATATTTTTCAAACGATGCTTACCTGACAATTCATTTTTATTTTAATCCTAATAAAATACCAAAATATTTTGAATCATCAGCTAACAACAAAAAAAGAAATGTTCCTTACAAAAATGGAATTAAGATTAGAGATGGTTTATTTGATTTAACTAGTCTAGACTTTAATACTGATTTATCAGATTGGATAAGTTCGAATTTCAGTTTTACTATTTCAAATTCCTACGGAAAAACAAATAGTCAAAACTGGATTCTAGCTTTGGAGGCAAGATCAAACGAAGAAGCAAAGACTTTTCTCAATAGATATTGGGGAGATAAATCATCGAATAAAGCTGATATCAAGAGAGATATGTATCAAAGTCAAGAGGTAATTTATACAGAATCATTGTCCACTAAAGGCAAGAATGGGAATATAGCAATGACATTAGGTGAGGACAGTATAGTTCTAATTTCATCTAACAAAGAAATGCTTATTCAAGCAATTAAAATAAGCAAGGATTCAAAGGCTAATCAACTCAATAATATTCAGCTTAAGAATTCAATAAAAGATTTGGATCAGGGCTTAGCTTTAATACATGCATCAAACAAGGCATTGAATTCATTTATTAAAACGCCTGAATATAGTTATGAAGACATGACTTATAATGGCTTTGTAGGTTCAATAAATTTAAAAGGAAAGGACATTTTTTTAGATGGATTTTGTATACTTAAGGACAAAATTACAGCTAGCGAATATCAGATAAATTCAGGCTATGAGTTAATAGGCAATGAAATCAATGGTGCTCTTGAAATTTCTATTTTGAGTGAAGATAGGAAAGTTATAAGTAGAGATAGTACTGATATTTACTCTCTATATATTAAAGGATTATTAGAAGAGATAATTAATGAATTTGACTCTAATGTAGCAAAGCAGATAATAGAGTTAGGAAAAGGTCCATTAGTATTAATTAAGAAAAAAGATGGGTGGATTATTGAGTCAGATGATTACGGACAAGTCCAAAAGATAGAAACAATTATAGAAGAAAGAGGTTTTAATAAATCAGTTCTACATGTGAAAGATAAGGATATAATAGTTTGGTCCAAACTAATTACAAAGGAGATTAATTCAGATTATAAATTAATACCTGATATAGGAGTAATTCTATTTGAGGAGCAAAATAAGCTTATTTGGACTAATTCAATATCTTCAATTGATAGCTTTTATCAAGAAGATTCATCATACCCTGATAAAAATGAATTGCTAAAAATTAATGTTAGCGATAACAAGAATTTTCACCAACAATTATACCTTAGGGAAAATTCTGCAGAAAAATTCTTAGCAAATTGGGGACCATTTCAATTACTAAAAACAATATCTAGTGGGCCATCAAAGCCAAAAATCAAATCCCTAAATTTAGCTCTTGGGACAAAAGATGAAAATCAGGAGTCCAAATTAAATTTCAAAGCAATGCTTTCAATCAATTGA
- the bchM gene encoding magnesium protoporphyrin IX methyltransferase encodes MNEKGLNKLKQSEKAEVLDYFNGTGFERWNRIYSNSDEVNKVQRNIRLGHQKTVDDVLSWIQENEGIRKMSFCDAGCGVGSLTLPLISMGAASVFASDISDAMVKETKRRAEIDGLNLDRVTFHTSDLENLEGSFHTVICLDVFIHYPQIAAEEMVRHLCDMSEKRLIVSFAPYTPFLALLKLIGQFFPGPSKTTRAYILKEKGIVNSALKCGFKIKRRKLNQAPFYFSQLIEFERV; translated from the coding sequence ATGAACGAGAAAGGTCTAAACAAATTAAAGCAGTCTGAGAAGGCTGAAGTCTTAGATTACTTTAATGGGACTGGTTTTGAAAGATGGAATCGGATTTATAGCAATAGTGATGAAGTCAATAAGGTTCAGAGGAATATTCGGCTAGGTCACCAAAAAACGGTTGATGATGTGTTGTCTTGGATTCAAGAAAATGAAGGGATTAGAAAAATGAGTTTTTGTGATGCTGGATGTGGTGTTGGGAGTCTTACTTTGCCTCTGATATCAATGGGAGCAGCTTCTGTTTTTGCTAGTGACATTTCTGACGCAATGGTTAAAGAAACTAAGCGCAGAGCCGAAATCGATGGACTAAATTTAGATAGAGTGACTTTTCATACTTCTGATTTAGAGAATTTGGAGGGTTCATTCCATACAGTAATCTGCTTGGATGTATTTATTCATTATCCACAAATTGCAGCAGAAGAAATGGTTCGTCATTTATGTGATATGAGTGAAAAAAGATTGATTGTAAGCTTTGCTCCATATACGCCTTTCTTGGCTTTGTTGAAATTAATAGGCCAATTTTTCCCAGGGCCAAGCAAAACTACTCGTGCTTATATACTTAAAGAAAAAGGAATAGTAAACTCTGCATTGAAATGTGGTTTCAAGATTAAGCGCAGAAAATTAAATCAAGCACCTTTTTATTTTTCACAATTAATAGAATTTGAAAGGGTATAG
- a CDS encoding cysteine desulfurase family protein yields the protein MKTTPLDFDYQSTTPCDNKVLEAMFPYWNQDWGNPSSRNNRISIKASAAISLAREQLADLLKISPKRLIFTSGATEANNLALLGHARAKARQNGFPGHLITLSTEHNSVIAPIRQLRKEGFHITELTPDLDGIISLESLKDSFLEDTLLVSVMIANNEIGVVQPISEIASLCNQRGVAFHSDMSQGFGNLTIDFSNIGIDLMSFSGHKIYGPKGIGLLVVGEDCIIEPLQWGGDQENGLRAGTLPVPLIVGFVKAAEIANQNQSFYAKNIKDMRNELWQGLNQKIPDLILNGSLEKRLPNNLNFTVKGVIGSKLHKQLRPFISCSSGSACSNGAPSHVLLSIGRSTQEAEASLRLSLGRATNFDEVDIAINIISKVVYQLRG from the coding sequence ATGAAGACAACCCCTCTTGACTTTGATTACCAATCAACCACCCCTTGTGATAACAAGGTTCTTGAGGCAATGTTTCCTTATTGGAATCAGGATTGGGGTAATCCTTCTAGTCGTAACAATCGAATTAGCATTAAGGCTTCAGCTGCCATCAGTTTGGCACGTGAACAATTAGCAGACTTGCTGAAAATCTCTCCCAAAAGATTGATTTTCACTAGTGGAGCGACGGAAGCAAATAATTTAGCTTTGCTTGGCCATGCAAGGGCAAAGGCGCGTCAGAATGGTTTTCCTGGTCATTTAATTACACTTTCAACTGAGCATAATTCTGTAATTGCACCAATTAGACAACTTAGAAAAGAAGGGTTTCATATTACAGAGTTAACCCCAGACTTAGACGGAATTATTTCTTTGGAAAGCTTAAAAGACTCATTTTTAGAAGATACTTTATTAGTAAGTGTAATGATTGCAAATAATGAAATAGGTGTTGTACAACCTATTTCTGAAATTGCTTCTCTATGTAATCAACGTGGGGTTGCTTTTCATTCTGATATGTCACAAGGCTTTGGAAACTTAACTATTGATTTTAGTAATATAGGAATTGATCTAATGAGTTTTAGTGGTCATAAAATATACGGCCCTAAAGGCATTGGTTTATTAGTTGTAGGAGAAGATTGCATTATCGAACCTTTGCAATGGGGAGGTGATCAAGAGAATGGTTTAAGAGCTGGTACCCTTCCTGTACCTTTGATTGTTGGCTTTGTAAAAGCAGCTGAAATTGCTAATCAAAACCAATCTTTTTATGCAAAGAACATAAAAGATATGCGAAATGAATTATGGCAAGGCTTGAATCAAAAAATTCCTGACTTAATACTTAATGGCTCTTTGGAAAAGCGACTTCCTAATAATTTGAATTTTACAGTAAAAGGAGTTATTGGCAGTAAATTACATAAACAGTTGCGACCTTTTATCTCTTGCAGCAGTGGTTCTGCATGCAGCAATGGTGCTCCTTCCCATGTTCTTTTATCAATTGGAAGAAGCACACAAGAAGCTGAAGCTTCATTGCGTCTTAGTTTAGGTCGCGCAACAAATTTCGATGAGGTGGATATTGCTATCAATATTATTTCAAAGGTTGTGTATCAGTTAAGAGGCTAA
- the rsmH gene encoding 16S rRNA (cytosine(1402)-N(4))-methyltransferase RsmH, with the protein MKEESNLVKSKFKHTPVLSKEIIEAIRQLPASLLNKSKVIDATLGGGGHASLILEKFPNLHIIGLDQDPTAITAASKKLLKFDSRVKIISSNFADFFSEEKVSFILADLGVSSPQIDQASRGFSFRLDGPLDMRMNPEKGIKAQDLIEQTDEKALADLIYKYGEERFSRRIAKRIKNDLSRKGSYEGTASLAYAIASCYPPKMRNGRIHPATRTFQALRIAINNELENLETLLKNAPNWLLPGGGFGIISFHSLEDRLVKHSFINDERLERITRKPITASSDEKSINPRSRSAKFRLAIKKQPKILAS; encoded by the coding sequence ATGAAAGAAGAATCCAACTTGGTCAAATCAAAATTCAAACACACACCTGTACTATCTAAAGAAATAATTGAAGCAATTCGCCAACTCCCTGCAAGCCTACTCAATAAAAGCAAGGTTATTGATGCAACTCTGGGGGGGGGAGGGCATGCCAGCTTAATCCTAGAAAAATTTCCAAATCTTCACATAATCGGCCTAGATCAAGACCCAACTGCCATAACTGCTGCATCAAAAAAGCTACTGAAATTTGATTCAAGGGTAAAAATTATTTCATCAAACTTTGCAGATTTTTTTTCTGAAGAAAAAGTATCGTTTATTTTGGCTGATCTAGGTGTCAGCAGTCCACAAATTGATCAAGCATCTAGAGGGTTTAGTTTTCGCCTAGATGGACCACTAGATATGCGCATGAATCCTGAAAAAGGAATCAAAGCGCAAGATTTAATAGAACAAACTGATGAAAAAGCATTAGCAGATTTAATCTATAAATATGGTGAAGAAAGATTCTCAAGGCGCATAGCAAAGCGAATAAAGAATGATTTATCAAGAAAAGGTTCTTATGAAGGTACTGCCTCGCTTGCATATGCAATAGCAAGTTGCTACCCACCTAAAATGCGAAATGGGCGAATTCATCCTGCAACCAGAACCTTTCAAGCTTTACGTATTGCTATTAATAATGAATTAGAAAATCTTGAAACCCTTCTAAAAAATGCTCCAAACTGGCTACTACCTGGTGGAGGTTTTGGGATCATTAGTTTTCATTCTTTAGAAGACAGATTAGTTAAACATTCTTTTATTAATGATGAACGTCTAGAAAGAATCACTCGCAAACCAATTACTGCAAGCTCTGATGAAAAGTCAATCAACCCACGAAGTAGAAGCGCAAAGTTCAGATTAGCTATCAAAAAGCAACCTAAAATATTAGCCTCTTAA